The bacterium genome includes a window with the following:
- a CDS encoding non-lysosomal glucosylceramidase, with product MPINTPQMPCLNIMVKTESLLPKKGKTMAGIKRRDFLKKGAIAAVTGSAGFVRAGTQGPFATVASNSRAQKLEETTPAARKFNGPYRGEHLNRLAFPLGGIGAGMVCLEGNGCISHVSVRNTPDVFNTPFMFAAISVKDNPKSAKVVEGPLPAWKIFGGPGAGNGAGETSYGFPRFEKAFFVSRFPFGTVHLEDEDMPLSVQIAGWSPFIPGDADNSSLPMAALEYHFENRSAQALQAVFSYHSYNFMKIETPSEWGGVFEPGDSIRPLKNGFVLAQGSLPGKPHYQGDFAIFTMDDHVVVDHRLFRGGWWDARTILWKDIEEGHLPNDAPAENSLGASLYVPFQLRPGEQKVIPLMLAWYVPHSKIRVGKGPGEEKAEAIIKACDGGENCFSTEYTSLFYEPWYAGKFENVEKVAAYWTNHYAELKSKSELFSDTFYAQTLPPEVIEAVAANLTILKSPTVLRQKDGKLWAWEGCHDRGGCCHGSCTHVWNYAQAICHLFPDLERTLRETEFTVDQSDAGHQTFRAALPIREIEHSFHAAADGQLGGIMKVYREWRISGDTAWLARLWPKVKQSMDYCITQWDPKAKGVVEEPHHNTYDIEFWGPDGMCTSFYLGALFAMTRMGAALGKEVAKYKELLQRGKKYMETKLFDGEYFNQQIVWEGLRTPSPLAQKEETWNVNYSAEALELLKKEGPKYQYGSGCLSDGVLGCWIAKVCGLDDFIDPAKVRSHLRAVHQYNLKTDLSDHVNPQRPAYACGKEGGLLLCTWPKGGKLTLPFVYSNEVWTGIEYQVASHLMLMGEVEKGLEIVREARKRYDGRVRNPFNEYECGHWYARAMSSYGLLQGLTGIRYDAVEQTLYIDSKIGSDFESFLSTATGFATVGLKQGTPFIEVKHGDIHIVACLVSGRKMKLER from the coding sequence ATGCCCATCAATACGCCACAAATGCCTTGTCTGAATATTATGGTGAAAACTGAATCTCTTTTGCCCAAGAAAGGGAAAACCATGGCAGGCATAAAACGCAGAGATTTCCTTAAAAAGGGGGCGATTGCAGCGGTCACCGGTAGTGCCGGGTTCGTACGGGCTGGAACTCAGGGGCCGTTCGCGACCGTAGCTTCGAACTCTCGCGCCCAAAAGCTCGAAGAGACAACTCCGGCCGCCAGGAAATTCAACGGCCCTTATCGTGGCGAGCACTTGAATAGACTGGCGTTCCCCCTGGGTGGCATAGGTGCTGGTATGGTTTGCCTGGAAGGGAATGGTTGCATCTCGCATGTATCAGTGCGGAATACGCCAGATGTCTTTAATACACCATTCATGTTTGCGGCCATCTCAGTGAAGGATAATCCCAAAAGCGCGAAAGTGGTCGAAGGACCGCTACCAGCGTGGAAGATATTCGGCGGTCCCGGCGCAGGCAATGGAGCTGGAGAGACCTCGTATGGATTTCCGCGCTTCGAGAAGGCCTTTTTCGTTTCCCGTTTTCCTTTCGGGACTGTCCACTTGGAAGATGAGGATATGCCACTGTCCGTGCAGATCGCCGGTTGGAGCCCCTTCATTCCAGGCGACGCCGACAATTCCAGCCTGCCGATGGCTGCCCTGGAATATCATTTTGAAAACCGATCAGCACAAGCCCTCCAAGCAGTTTTCTCGTATCATTCATACAACTTCATGAAAATCGAAACCCCAAGTGAATGGGGCGGCGTTTTCGAACCCGGCGACTCGATTCGGCCACTAAAAAACGGGTTTGTGCTCGCGCAAGGCAGTTTGCCCGGAAAACCTCATTATCAAGGAGATTTTGCCATATTCACCATGGACGATCACGTTGTGGTGGATCATCGGTTGTTCCGCGGTGGATGGTGGGACGCCCGCACGATCCTTTGGAAGGATATTGAGGAAGGTCATCTGCCCAACGACGCTCCTGCTGAAAATTCGCTTGGGGCCTCGCTCTATGTGCCGTTCCAGTTGAGGCCCGGCGAGCAGAAGGTCATTCCGTTGATGTTGGCGTGGTACGTGCCGCATTCCAAAATTCGCGTGGGGAAGGGTCCGGGAGAAGAAAAGGCAGAGGCCATTATAAAAGCTTGCGATGGCGGCGAGAATTGCTTTTCTACGGAATATACCTCGCTGTTTTATGAGCCCTGGTATGCGGGTAAGTTCGAGAACGTAGAGAAAGTCGCAGCGTATTGGACGAATCACTATGCCGAGCTGAAGTCCAAATCAGAGTTATTCTCGGATACCTTCTACGCCCAGACGTTGCCGCCGGAAGTTATCGAGGCCGTGGCTGCAAATCTGACCATTCTGAAGTCGCCGACGGTATTGCGGCAAAAGGATGGAAAGCTTTGGGCGTGGGAGGGCTGTCACGATCGCGGCGGCTGCTGTCACGGCTCATGCACTCATGTCTGGAATTATGCCCAAGCCATTTGCCATTTATTTCCGGACTTGGAGCGCACGCTGCGGGAAACAGAATTCACCGTGGACCAAAGCGACGCAGGGCATCAGACCTTCCGTGCGGCTTTGCCCATTCGCGAAATTGAGCATAGCTTCCACGCCGCCGCGGATGGCCAGCTCGGTGGCATTATGAAGGTGTATCGGGAATGGCGCATTTCAGGAGACACCGCCTGGTTAGCACGTCTTTGGCCCAAGGTCAAACAGAGCATGGATTACTGTATCACGCAGTGGGACCCGAAAGCGAAAGGTGTCGTGGAAGAGCCGCATCACAATACCTACGATATTGAATTCTGGGGCCCGGACGGCATGTGCACAAGTTTTTATCTCGGCGCCCTTTTCGCCATGACCAGAATGGGAGCCGCATTGGGAAAAGAGGTCGCAAAATATAAGGAGTTGCTTCAGCGCGGCAAGAAGTACATGGAGACCAAGCTGTTTGACGGCGAGTACTTTAACCAACAAATTGTCTGGGAAGGATTGCGGACGCCCAGCCCGCTCGCGCAAAAAGAGGAGACGTGGAACGTCAATTATTCCGCCGAGGCCTTGGAGTTGCTAAAAAAGGAAGGGCCAAAATATCAGTACGGGAGTGGTTGCCTTTCGGATGGCGTGCTCGGTTGTTGGATTGCAAAAGTATGCGGCTTGGACGATTTCATCGATCCCGCGAAAGTCAGGAGTCATTTACGAGCCGTCCACCAATACAATCTCAAGACCGACTTATCCGATCATGTGAACCCACAGCGGCCGGCGTATGCTTGTGGGAAAGAAGGTGGGCTCCTGCTTTGCACCTGGCCGAAAGGAGGAAAACTCACACTCCCCTTTGTTTACAGCAACGAGGTCTGGACCGGCATCGAGTATCAGGTGGCTTCGCACCTGATGCTCATGGGCGAGGTGGAAAAGGGCCTCGAGATCGTTCGTGAGGCACGCAAACGCTATGACGGCAGAGTAAGGAATCCGTTCAACGAGTACGAATGTGGCCATTGGTACGCGCGGGCGATGTCGAGTTATGGCCTTTTGCAGGGGCTCACTGGCATCAGGTATGATGCGGTGGAGCAGACCCTTTACATTGATTCCAAGATCGGGAGTGATTTTGAGTCTTTTCTATCGACAGCGACCGGGTTTGCGACAGTTGGTCTCAAACAGGGAACGCCCTTTATTGAGGTGAAGCACGGAGACATTCATATTGTGGCATGCCTCGTTTCGGGTAGAAAGATGAAGCTGGAGAGGTAG
- the rfbB gene encoding dTDP-glucose 4,6-dehydratase — protein MRKILVTGGAGFIGSNFVHYLLRRHDDVEVINLDKLTYAGNLENLRDIKGHPNYRFVKGDICDAGLVDELMDGVEVVVNFAAESHVDRSIGGPDAFIRTDVFGAFVLLDASRRHGVSKFIQISTDEVYGSIENGSFKETDALMPSSPYSASKAGADRLAYSYFVTYGLPVIITRCSNNFGPYQYPEKLISLFVTNAIEDKPLPIYGDGKNVRDWIYVEDHCDAIHFLLAQGQPGEVYNIGGGNERTNLEITDFILARLNKPATLKTFVTDRLGHDRRYSVDCGKIAGLGWRPQHTLEAALEHTIDWYAQNRWWWEKLKSGEYLEFYRKNYGKSL, from the coding sequence ATGCGAAAAATCCTCGTGACCGGCGGCGCCGGCTTCATCGGCAGCAATTTCGTCCACTACTTGTTGCGCCGGCATGACGACGTGGAGGTGATCAATCTCGACAAACTCACTTATGCCGGGAATCTCGAGAATCTGCGCGACATCAAAGGCCATCCCAACTATCGCTTCGTGAAGGGCGATATTTGCGACGCCGGCTTGGTGGATGAGCTGATGGACGGCGTCGAGGTGGTGGTGAATTTTGCGGCGGAAAGCCACGTGGACCGCTCCATCGGCGGCCCGGATGCGTTCATTCGCACCGATGTGTTTGGCGCTTTTGTCCTGTTGGACGCCAGCCGCCGGCACGGCGTCAGCAAGTTCATTCAAATTTCCACGGACGAAGTCTACGGCAGCATCGAAAACGGTTCGTTCAAAGAGACCGACGCGTTGATGCCCTCGAGTCCCTACTCGGCCTCGAAAGCGGGCGCCGACCGGCTGGCCTATTCCTACTTTGTCACCTACGGCCTGCCGGTGATCATCACGCGCTGCTCGAACAATTTCGGACCCTATCAATATCCCGAAAAGCTGATCTCGCTGTTCGTCACCAATGCCATCGAGGACAAGCCGCTGCCGATCTACGGCGACGGCAAGAACGTGCGCGATTGGATCTATGTGGAAGATCATTGCGACGCCATTCACTTCTTGCTGGCGCAGGGCCAGCCCGGCGAAGTGTACAACATCGGCGGCGGCAACGAACGCACGAATTTGGAAATCACCGATTTCATTCTGGCCCGGCTGAACAAGCCCGCGACGCTCAAGACTTTTGTCACCGACCGGCTCGGCCATGACCGCCGCTATTCCGTGGACTGCGGCAAGATTGCCGGCCTGGGCTGGCGGCCGCAACACACGCTGGAAGCGGCGCTGGAACATACGATCGATTGGTATGCGCAAAATCGCTGGTGGTGGGAGAAACTGAAAAGCGGCGAATATCTCGAGTTTTACCGAAAAAACTATGGCAAATCATTGTAA
- the dgt gene encoding dNTP triphosphohydrolase, with protein MPNSQKLLLDYREGREQWEWENLAPYASHSSDHSLSWRRSEADPHVRRGDTVFPARPALVFPGSTMKVSRSGDLAGTLSRFKTAFQIDIERISSSNAFRRLEYKTQVFVTHVGDHFRTRLTHVIEVSETARIIGQVLRLNEDLVEAIALGHDLGHTPFGHVGEEAIARMFMECWPKQEPFLQSKWGEFGPAFYHNVQSVRVVDKLESGYEWDRRPVSEAAAFDPPDSRRGWGMDLTWAVREGILKHSSRGLKAGQLRMYGSQYVMDELEPFSPATLEGQVVEFADELTSIMHDLEDGLRYRLFTLDELQETLLPHITEKNLTDLLGLSPRFGMSLDEESRSRLGKLTEMLHTIESRKDRTVGTLLALLRTILLSNLIETTSLRLTQAMSEALVSSGLPELTAEPARPEQFLLAEIQLGAPEAPTPTATSYCAEAWDPAARPQVTMKLQHCQRNADHSYTLMREEHGEDWQLFWLPHAGRPEDRRQVLVLRGGRPLKAYPLGQICLRFRGCKLVGYSPAVWALRNSLREKFIPEYIHHAATVVRMNDKGSKYLQKVFAHFVASPHSMHSHSLRRFGLRHPNANDPKFILRIVEHLQGMTDRYLEQVYSHLFLPGGHHVEMDEVSLVDDDRPSSRA; from the coding sequence ATGCCGAATTCACAGAAACTGCTGTTGGACTATCGCGAAGGCCGCGAGCAATGGGAATGGGAGAATCTTGCCCCCTATGCCAGCCACAGCTCGGATCATTCTCTGAGCTGGCGGCGATCCGAGGCTGATCCGCACGTGCGCCGCGGCGACACGGTCTTTCCCGCGCGGCCAGCCCTGGTCTTTCCGGGAAGCACCATGAAAGTGTCACGCAGCGGCGATCTCGCCGGCACGCTCAGCCGTTTCAAGACCGCCTTTCAAATCGACATCGAGCGCATCTCCAGCTCCAACGCCTTCCGCCGCTTGGAATATAAGACCCAGGTTTTCGTTACCCACGTCGGCGATCACTTTCGCACCCGCCTGACCCACGTCATCGAGGTGAGTGAAACCGCCCGCATCATCGGCCAGGTTTTGCGCTTGAATGAGGATCTGGTCGAGGCCATTGCTCTCGGGCATGATCTCGGGCATACGCCTTTCGGCCACGTGGGCGAGGAAGCCATCGCGAGAATGTTCATGGAATGCTGGCCCAAGCAGGAACCCTTCCTGCAAAGCAAGTGGGGCGAGTTTGGCCCGGCCTTCTATCACAATGTGCAGAGTGTGCGGGTGGTGGACAAGCTCGAAAGCGGGTACGAGTGGGATCGCCGGCCAGTCTCGGAGGCCGCGGCTTTTGATCCGCCCGACAGCCGCCGCGGGTGGGGAATGGATTTGACCTGGGCGGTGCGCGAGGGTATTCTCAAGCACAGCTCGCGCGGATTGAAAGCAGGGCAATTGCGCATGTACGGCTCACAGTACGTCATGGACGAACTCGAGCCGTTCTCTCCCGCAACCTTGGAGGGCCAGGTGGTCGAATTTGCCGACGAGCTGACTTCCATCATGCACGATCTCGAAGACGGGCTGCGCTATCGCTTGTTCACGCTCGATGAGTTACAGGAGACGCTGCTGCCTCACATCACCGAGAAGAATCTCACCGACTTGCTCGGCCTCTCGCCCCGTTTCGGCATGAGCCTGGATGAAGAATCCCGTTCCCGCCTCGGAAAACTCACGGAAATGTTGCACACGATCGAGAGCCGCAAAGACCGCACGGTCGGCACGCTGCTGGCCCTGCTGCGCACCATCCTGCTTTCCAATTTGATCGAGACCACCTCTCTGCGTTTGACCCAGGCGATGAGTGAAGCCCTGGTCAGCAGCGGGCTGCCGGAACTCACCGCCGAGCCGGCACGCCCCGAGCAGTTTCTGCTCGCTGAAATTCAACTAGGCGCGCCGGAAGCACCCACACCGACTGCTACCAGCTACTGCGCTGAGGCTTGGGATCCGGCGGCGCGTCCACAGGTGACCATGAAGCTGCAGCATTGTCAGCGCAACGCCGACCACAGCTACACGCTGATGCGAGAGGAGCACGGCGAAGACTGGCAGTTGTTCTGGCTGCCGCATGCCGGCCGGCCGGAAGATCGCCGACAGGTGCTGGTGTTGCGCGGTGGCCGGCCGCTCAAAGCGTATCCCCTCGGCCAGATTTGCCTTCGATTCCGCGGCTGCAAGCTGGTGGGCTACAGCCCGGCGGTGTGGGCGCTGCGCAACAGCCTGCGCGAGAAATTCATTCCCGAATACATTCATCACGCTGCCACCGTGGTGCGCATGAACGACAAGGGCAGCAAATACCTGCAGAAGGTCTTCGCCCATTTTGTGGCGTCACCGCACAGCATGCACAGCCACTCGCTGCGGCGCTTTGGGTTGCGACACCCGAATGCGAATGATCCCAAGTTCATTCTGCGCATCGTGGAGCATTTGCAGGGCATGACCGACCGCTATCTGGAACAGGTTTACAGCCATTTGTTTCTGCCGGGCGGGCATCATGTCGAAATGGATGAAGTCTCGCTCGTCGATGATGATCGTCCGTCTTCACGCGCCTGA
- a CDS encoding tetratricopeptide repeat protein yields the protein MMKLRFFLRTARRLALSALLLALTAYASGNGTKIPITTSSEEARQAFLKGRDLFERLQGQESLQHFDQAIAKDPDFAMAYLYSSFSQPTAKGFFEQMNKAVALADKVSAGERLWILGFQAGVNGAPMQQKEHYQKLVEAFPQDERAHNLLGGYYFGQQDWAAAIAEYQKATALAPNFTQPYNQLGYAHRFMENYAEAEKAFKKYIELIPNDPNPRDSYAELLQKMGRFEESIKHYQEALARNPNFAASHIGIATDLNLLGRHQEARAQLQKLHGMARNDGERRAALFAMTVSYVDAGDWSSALKEMDKQYAMGEKINDAAAMAGDLGAMGNILFEAGKYQDALATFDKSLQVMAASSLAPEVKENARRIHLYNVARVAVATGDLKTARAKSEEFRTQAEGAKNTFQIWLAHELAGTIALAENDPGKAIAEFQLANQQNPYTHFRLAQAYAAQGDKVKAKAAYAKAANFNALNNMNYAFIRTQAKQRLAVN from the coding sequence ATGATGAAGCTGCGTTTCTTTCTCCGCACTGCGCGAAGGCTGGCGCTTTCCGCCCTGCTGCTCGCGCTCACCGCCTACGCCTCCGGCAACGGCACCAAAATTCCAATCACCACTTCCTCCGAGGAGGCGCGGCAAGCCTTTCTCAAAGGCCGCGATCTGTTCGAGCGGCTGCAGGGACAGGAGTCGCTGCAACACTTCGATCAGGCCATTGCCAAAGATCCGGACTTCGCCATGGCGTATCTCTACTCCTCCTTCAGCCAGCCGACGGCCAAAGGCTTCTTTGAGCAAATGAACAAGGCCGTGGCTTTGGCCGACAAAGTCTCAGCGGGAGAACGGCTGTGGATTCTGGGTTTTCAGGCGGGGGTGAATGGCGCGCCCATGCAACAGAAGGAACACTATCAGAAACTGGTGGAAGCCTTTCCGCAGGACGAGCGTGCCCACAATCTGCTCGGCGGCTACTATTTCGGCCAGCAGGATTGGGCCGCAGCCATCGCCGAATATCAAAAGGCCACGGCGCTGGCGCCGAACTTCACTCAGCCATACAACCAACTGGGTTATGCCCACCGCTTCATGGAAAACTACGCTGAAGCGGAAAAGGCTTTCAAGAAGTATATCGAACTGATTCCCAATGACCCGAATCCGCGCGATTCCTATGCGGAATTGCTGCAGAAGATGGGCAGGTTCGAAGAGTCGATCAAGCATTATCAGGAGGCGCTGGCGCGCAATCCCAATTTTGCTGCCTCGCACATCGGCATTGCCACCGATCTCAACCTGCTCGGCCGGCATCAAGAGGCGCGGGCCCAGCTTCAGAAGCTCCACGGCATGGCGCGCAACGACGGCGAACGCCGCGCCGCGCTCTTCGCCATGACGGTTTCGTACGTGGATGCCGGCGACTGGAGCAGCGCGCTGAAGGAAATGGACAAGCAGTATGCGATGGGCGAGAAGATCAACGACGCGGCGGCCATGGCCGGCGATTTGGGTGCGATGGGCAACATTCTGTTCGAGGCCGGGAAATATCAGGACGCGCTGGCAACATTCGACAAGTCCCTGCAGGTGATGGCGGCCTCCAGCCTTGCGCCCGAGGTCAAAGAGAATGCGCGACGCATACATCTCTACAACGTGGCGCGGGTGGCGGTGGCGACCGGAGATCTCAAAACAGCGCGGGCCAAATCAGAGGAGTTCCGCACGCAGGCCGAGGGCGCGAAGAATACGTTTCAGATTTGGCTGGCGCATGAGCTGGCCGGGACTATTGCACTTGCGGAGAACGATCCCGGCAAAGCCATTGCGGAGTTCCAGCTCGCCAATCAGCAGAATCCTTACACGCATTTCCGGCTGGCGCAGGCTTACGCCGCGCAGGGCGACAAGGTGAAAGCCAAAGCAGCGTATGCGAAGGCCGCCAATTTCAACGCGTTGAACAACATGAACTACGCCTTCATTCGCACCCAGGCCAAACAGCGGCTGGCGGTGAACTAG
- a CDS encoding SpoIIE family protein phosphatase: MFLAALKEVGEQEEAATYYIFAEGATLGRHYENTIVLLDPSVSRSHARLEFSAGRFFIQDLGSSNGVLVNDSKVERRELKDFDLLTIGQIMLLFRTTELAQSGQNRVLLTQDKFLAAIKDIGDSAKSAALSNRVLEIAAEFAVTLTRAERAIIFLYDRYLDLKPAVFHNLTKDELQRDEFAVSRSTIEQAVSTGELVVREQAQHEARQSANQSIIALKLNTIICLPLKSPHALEVSTAHDAEATGHFAKGVIFGVLYLDSRRPLKGLPEHRRTMLQVLADQTSLAIENALLQREMAEKQRLKKQMRAAKAVQQRLFPDAEYSHPGFEMAFHFAAAQQIGGDYLNFIPLSETRFLIAIGDVVGKGLPAGLVVMTLHGGLYSEISHHQQVPAMIRNLDRLIYEYAQGKVFVTFFLGILDIAAKLLEFSSAGHNPPLLRRLPGEEWEEVRAVGIPLGLDPATPRFVETLDLQSGDLLLLYTDGITEAKTKDRKQFGVAGLKQVVDGWLAAQSQEPLTLATLVQEVFAAVQQFSGARQFEDDTTLMAVAVK; encoded by the coding sequence TTGTTTCTTGCCGCCCTCAAGGAAGTCGGGGAGCAGGAGGAGGCCGCCACCTACTACATTTTTGCTGAAGGGGCCACGCTCGGCCGCCACTACGAGAATACCATCGTCCTGCTCGATCCCTCGGTTTCGCGCTCCCATGCGCGCCTGGAGTTCAGTGCCGGCCGGTTCTTCATTCAAGACCTGGGCAGCAGCAATGGCGTGCTGGTGAACGACAGCAAAGTCGAGCGCCGTGAGTTGAAGGATTTTGATCTCCTCACCATCGGCCAAATCATGCTGCTGTTCCGCACCACCGAATTGGCGCAAAGCGGGCAGAATCGCGTGCTGCTCACCCAGGACAAGTTTCTCGCCGCGATCAAAGACATCGGCGACAGCGCCAAGTCGGCCGCGCTGTCCAACCGCGTGCTCGAAATCGCCGCGGAATTCGCCGTCACCCTCACCCGCGCCGAGCGCGCCATCATCTTTCTCTATGACCGCTACCTCGATCTCAAGCCGGCGGTGTTCCACAATCTCACCAAGGACGAGCTGCAGCGCGATGAATTCGCGGTGAGCCGTTCGACCATCGAGCAGGCGGTGAGCACCGGCGAGCTGGTGGTGCGTGAACAAGCGCAACACGAGGCCCGGCAGAGTGCCAATCAAAGCATCATCGCGCTCAAGCTCAACACCATCATCTGCCTGCCGCTGAAATCGCCGCACGCGCTCGAGGTTTCCACCGCCCATGACGCCGAGGCCACCGGCCACTTTGCCAAGGGGGTGATCTTCGGCGTGCTTTATCTCGACAGCCGCCGGCCGCTGAAAGGCCTGCCCGAGCACCGCCGCACCATGCTGCAGGTGCTCGCCGATCAAACCTCGCTGGCCATTGAGAACGCGCTGCTGCAAAGGGAAATGGCCGAGAAGCAGCGCCTCAAGAAGCAGATGCGCGCCGCCAAGGCCGTGCAACAGCGCCTCTTTCCAGATGCCGAGTATTCGCATCCTGGCTTCGAGATGGCATTTCACTTCGCGGCCGCGCAGCAAATCGGCGGTGACTATCTCAATTTCATTCCGTTGAGTGAAACGCGTTTTCTCATTGCCATTGGCGACGTGGTGGGCAAGGGCCTGCCCGCGGGCTTGGTGGTGATGACGCTGCACGGCGGCCTGTATTCGGAGATTTCGCATCATCAGCAGGTGCCGGCCATGATCCGCAATCTCGACCGGCTCATCTATGAATATGCCCAGGGCAAAGTCTTTGTCACGTTTTTTCTCGGGATTCTGGATATCGCGGCCAAGCTGCTGGAATTTTCCAGCGCCGGCCACAATCCGCCGCTGCTGCGCCGCCTGCCGGGGGAAGAGTGGGAGGAAGTGCGTGCCGTGGGCATCCCGCTGGGACTCGATCCCGCCACCCCGCGTTTCGTCGAAACGCTGGATTTGCAGTCCGGCGACCTGCTACTGCTCTACACCGACGGCATCACCGAGGCCAAGACCAAAGACCGCAAACAGTTTGGCGTGGCGGGACTCAAGCAGGTGGTCGACGGCTGGCTGGCCGCGCAGAGCCAGGAGCCGCTCACGCTCGCGACGCTGGTGCAGGAAGTGTTCGCAGCCGTGCAACAATTCAGTGGCGCCCGGCAATTCGAAGACGATACGACGCTGATGGCAGTGGCGGTGAAGTGA
- a CDS encoding transposase: MPYEYRRMTPEQREAVVRSRAAKGYPLHAPPHPLKERAYYLLSAANFEHRPIMASLARRTEFQKRVLDKLQESGIEIAAWVFLPNHYHLLAYVPMFPKLSFLFNGLHGATSRRWNQEDGQIGRTVWYKFNDRMIRGEAHFFTTLNYIHYNPVRHGYTKRMDAWEWSSFGWYLEEMGRDRLVEIWRKYPLRNYGKKWDTF, translated from the coding sequence ATGCCTTACGAATACCGCCGTATGACGCCGGAACAGCGTGAAGCAGTTGTACGTTCGCGCGCCGCCAAAGGGTATCCCCTGCACGCCCCGCCGCATCCGCTCAAGGAAAGAGCCTACTATCTGCTCTCGGCTGCCAATTTTGAACACCGGCCCATCATGGCAAGCCTCGCCCGCCGCACGGAATTTCAAAAACGGGTTTTGGATAAACTTCAAGAGAGTGGAATTGAAATCGCGGCGTGGGTCTTTTTGCCGAATCACTATCACCTGCTGGCCTATGTGCCGATGTTCCCGAAGCTGTCTTTTCTATTCAACGGGCTGCACGGCGCCACCTCCCGCAGGTGGAACCAGGAAGACGGCCAAATCGGCCGCACGGTGTGGTACAAGTTCAATGATCGCATGATCCGCGGGGAAGCGCACTTCTTCACGACTCTGAATTACATTCACTACAATCCGGTGCGGCACGGCTACACGAAACGGATGGACGCGTGGGAGTGGTCAAGCTTTGGCTGGTATCTCGAGGAAATGGGGCGTGATCGATTGGTGGAGATTTGGAGGAAATACCCTCTCAGGAACTACGGCAAAAAGTGGGATACTTTTTAG